From Clostridiales bacterium, the proteins below share one genomic window:
- a CDS encoding ROK family glucokinase — protein MYCVGVDIGGMSIKVGVVDRDGNIVKKGKVVTDVEGGPHKIINDIADLILSLIDPKDRDFVGIGIGCPGAINSATGVVDRAFNLKWHKVALAEELARRINKRIKVSNDANVAALGETMYGVGRTYTDTIFITLGTGVGGGVVLNGKLYEGNESKGAELGHMVLVVDGEQCTCGRRGCMEAYCSATALIRETKKAMLADKNSSMWQFVGGDIEKVDGRTAFECSKTGDKSANAVVDYFVKYLGEGMLNFANIFRPQAIILGGGVCAQGDYLIYKLKDYCKDRNYGFANTPRFDILAAQLGNDAGIIGAAGLIFSDLK, from the coding sequence ATGTATTGCGTAGGTGTGGATATCGGCGGCATGTCGATCAAGGTCGGCGTGGTCGACCGTGACGGGAATATCGTTAAAAAGGGCAAGGTCGTGACCGACGTCGAGGGCGGACCGCACAAGATAATCAATGATATTGCCGATCTTATTCTGTCGCTTATCGATCCCAAAGATCGCGATTTCGTAGGGATCGGGATCGGCTGCCCCGGTGCGATCAATTCAGCGACGGGCGTGGTCGATCGTGCGTTCAATCTCAAATGGCACAAGGTCGCGCTTGCCGAGGAGCTTGCGCGCAGGATAAACAAGCGTATTAAGGTGAGCAACGACGCGAACGTTGCCGCGCTCGGCGAGACCATGTACGGCGTGGGCAGAACGTATACCGATACTATTTTTATAACGCTCGGCACGGGCGTGGGTGGCGGCGTGGTGCTTAACGGCAAGCTGTACGAGGGCAACGAGAGCAAGGGCGCGGAGCTCGGGCACATGGTGCTCGTTGTCGACGGCGAACAATGTACGTGCGGGCGCAGGGGATGCATGGAAGCGTACTGCTCGGCGACGGCGCTTATTCGCGAGACCAAAAAGGCTATGCTCGCCGATAAGAATTCGTCGATGTGGCAGTTCGTCGGCGGGGATATAGAAAAGGTCGACGGGCGCACGGCGTTCGAGTGCAGTAAGACGGGCGATAAGTCGGCGAACGCGGTCGTTGATTATTTCGTTAAGTATCTCGGCGAGGGTATGCTTAACTTCGCTAATATTTTCAGACCGCAGGCGATCATTCTTGGTGGCGGCGTGTGCGCGCAGGGCGATTATCTTATCTACAAGCTCAAAGATTACTGCAAGGACCGTAACTACGGGTTCGCGAATACGCCGAGGTTCGATATTCTCGCGGCGCAGCTCGGTAACGACGCGGGTATAATCGGCGCTGCCGGACTTATTTTTTCGGACTTAAAATAG
- a CDS encoding rubrerythrin family protein: MKNLKGTKTEENLMTAFSGESMARNKYDYYASKAKKDGYEQIASIFAETAANEKEHAKIWFKLLHEGIADTLTNLKDAADGEHFEWTDMYKTFAEDADKEGFPQIAELFRKVAAIEKTHEERYVKLAANIEKNEVFQKGVQVVWVCLNCGHIYVGDAAPDVCPVCAHPKSFFAMKAENY, encoded by the coding sequence ATGAAAAACCTCAAAGGCACTAAGACGGAAGAAAACCTCATGACCGCGTTCTCGGGCGAGAGCATGGCGCGGAACAAGTACGACTACTACGCGAGCAAGGCTAAAAAGGACGGCTACGAGCAGATAGCAAGCATATTCGCCGAGACCGCCGCCAACGAGAAAGAGCACGCCAAGATCTGGTTCAAGCTTTTGCACGAGGGCATTGCGGACACGCTTACAAATCTCAAAGACGCCGCCGACGGTGAGCATTTCGAGTGGACGGATATGTACAAGACCTTTGCCGAGGATGCCGACAAAGAGGGCTTCCCGCAAATCGCCGAGCTTTTCCGCAAGGTCGCGGCTATCGAGAAAACGCACGAGGAGCGGTACGTTAAGCTTGCCGCCAATATCGAAAAGAACGAGGTTTTCCAAAAGGGCGTTCAGGTCGTTTGGGTGTGCCTGAACTGCGGACATATTTACGTCGGCGACGCCGCGCCCGACGTTTGCCCCGTCTGCGCTCATCCCAAATCGTTCTTCGCCATGAAAGCGGAAAACTATTGA
- a CDS encoding arsenic efflux protein, translating into MGEVFLDAFIDTLWVLPFLLIMNFIIELVEYRSKGLKANKALKGGLAPLIGSGVGILPQCGFSVVATELYSKRRIALGTLLAVYIATSDEALPIMLSSYDGLKKVWPVIVIKVCFALIVGYSTFLIEKLVSKRKSTQPITEEANAEHSHDHDHEHEHEHSDENEGEVHIHGCHHHSLDEEETKLDETATRKQKFARVWKLYLKHPLLHTATVILYIFIVNILFGITVYYVGEDRLAQFIGSTGYLQPILSGLVGLIPNCAASVVITELYVVGGLNLGGAVAGLCVSAGIGYAVLVKQNRPIKNTILVIALMYVLSVGLGMVVNVIV; encoded by the coding sequence ATGGGTGAAGTATTCCTCGACGCTTTTATCGACACGCTTTGGGTCCTGCCGTTCCTGCTCATCATGAACTTTATAATCGAGCTCGTCGAGTACCGCTCCAAGGGCCTTAAGGCGAACAAGGCGTTAAAGGGCGGGCTCGCGCCGCTCATCGGTTCGGGCGTGGGCATACTTCCGCAGTGCGGGTTCTCCGTCGTCGCGACCGAGCTATACAGTAAGCGCAGGATCGCGCTCGGCACGCTTCTTGCGGTGTATATCGCCACGAGCGACGAAGCGCTTCCCATAATGCTGTCGAGCTACGACGGGCTGAAAAAAGTTTGGCCTGTAATCGTTATAAAGGTATGCTTCGCGCTCATAGTCGGGTATTCCACGTTCCTTATAGAAAAGCTCGTATCCAAGCGTAAATCGACCCAACCGATAACGGAAGAAGCAAACGCAGAACATAGCCACGACCACGACCACGAGCACGAGCATGAGCATAGCGACGAGAACGAGGGCGAGGTCCATATACACGGCTGTCATCATCACAGCTTGGATGAGGAAGAAACCAAGCTTGATGAAACGGCTACCAGAAAACAAAAATTCGCGCGGGTGTGGAAGCTCTATTTAAAGCATCCACTGTTGCACACCGCAACCGTTATCCTATACATATTTATAGTAAACATCCTGTTCGGCATTACCGTCTACTATGTGGGCGAGGACAGACTTGCGCAGTTCATAGGCTCTACGGGATATCTTCAGCCGATCCTCTCGGGGCTAGTGGGGTTGATACCTAACTGCGCCGCTTCGGTTGTAATAACCGAGCTGTACGTAGTGGGCGGGCTCAACCTCGGCGGCGCGGTCGCGGGCTTGTGCGTTAGCGCGGGCATAGGCTACGCCGTGCTGGTTAAGCAAAATCGACCTATCAAGAATACCATACTCGTTATAGCGCTCATGTACGTGCTGTCGGTCGGCTTGGGAATGGTAGTTAACGTTATTGTATAA
- the dnaX gene encoding DNA polymerase III subunit gamma/tau — protein sequence MATLYRKYRSQRFEDVIGQDPIITTLTNQIKLGRIGHAYLFTGSRGVGKTSCARIFARAVNCLHPVNGSPCGECEVCKKLAADNVDIVEMDAASNNGVDDARDIREKVKYLPVGCKYKVYIIDEVHMLTGGAFNALLKTIEEPPEHVIFILATTEPQKLPQTILSRCIRFDFRLVPTDILAKHIARVYDQEGIKYTEDAVEEIARLGEGSVRDALSVADTLSSAAEVITTDVVMKLTGAGESAAIADLFERVAAGDLKGTLTELDKFASHGKSMPAVCRQLIDFTRNVLVAKSVGRASAAGGIINASKASLDKICDCADKFEMNDISRMLTELGAAENGLKYSVNPRVFLETSLVTLICGAKRDADILKRISALENNSVGNPSEQKKNNQTVTQKQPETPPPAKEEPVAAVTAVKKQAEEAPAPQPPKEVERKAEKKPVAPVVDDYDYIPPPPPDDYAPIDYAPPEPDYAPPPQRAPGNGRPSAKLNIRPADEGEFRHLSAIVPTGLELLGKLATALRKRGDTASIRMRQLLARGVTVKEREECIGFVTPDETFLLLENEQAIGLLNEVISSLGIKKRARIERTADDLHEEDLARARELFGRDGVFEN from the coding sequence ATGGCTACTTTGTACAGGAAATACAGATCGCAGAGGTTCGAGGACGTTATCGGACAAGACCCGATAATAACGACTTTGACCAATCAGATAAAGCTCGGCAGGATAGGTCACGCATACCTTTTCACGGGCAGTCGCGGCGTGGGAAAAACCTCGTGCGCGCGCATATTCGCAAGGGCGGTCAATTGCCTTCATCCCGTGAACGGCAGTCCGTGCGGCGAGTGCGAGGTATGCAAAAAACTCGCCGCCGACAACGTGGATATAGTCGAGATGGACGCGGCGTCCAATAACGGTGTGGACGACGCGCGCGACATTCGCGAAAAAGTCAAGTATCTTCCCGTCGGGTGCAAGTACAAAGTATATATTATTGACGAGGTCCATATGCTTACGGGCGGAGCGTTCAACGCGCTTCTCAAAACGATAGAAGAACCGCCCGAACACGTTATATTTATTCTTGCGACCACCGAGCCGCAAAAGCTTCCGCAGACCATTCTGTCGCGGTGCATACGTTTCGATTTTAGGCTTGTGCCTACCGATATTCTCGCCAAGCATATAGCCAGGGTTTACGATCAAGAGGGTATTAAATACACCGAGGACGCCGTCGAGGAAATTGCGCGGCTGGGCGAGGGCAGTGTGCGTGACGCGCTGTCGGTTGCCGATACGCTTTCTTCCGCAGCCGAGGTCATTACGACGGACGTCGTCATGAAGCTCACGGGCGCGGGCGAGAGCGCGGCGATCGCCGATCTGTTCGAGCGCGTGGCGGCGGGCGATCTTAAAGGCACGCTCACCGAGCTCGATAAGTTCGCATCTCACGGCAAGTCGATGCCCGCGGTGTGCCGTCAGCTTATCGATTTTACGCGCAACGTACTCGTTGCCAAATCGGTCGGGCGCGCGAGCGCGGCGGGCGGGATAATCAACGCATCCAAGGCATCGCTCGATAAAATTTGCGACTGCGCCGACAAGTTTGAAATGAACGATATTTCGCGTATGCTCACCGAGCTGGGCGCGGCAGAGAACGGGCTTAAATACTCGGTCAATCCCCGCGTGTTCCTTGAAACGTCGCTCGTAACGCTTATATGCGGCGCAAAACGCGACGCCGATATTTTAAAGCGCATATCCGCTCTCGAAAATAACTCCGTAGGCAATCCTTCGGAGCAAAAAAAAAATAATCAAACCGTAACACAAAAACAACCCGAAACGCCCCCGCCCGCGAAGGAAGAGCCCGTCGCGGCGGTTACTGCTGTCAAAAAACAAGCGGAAGAAGCACCCGCGCCGCAACCGCCAAAAGAGGTCGAACGTAAGGCAGAAAAGAAACCTGTCGCACCTGTTGTCGACGACTACGATTATATCCCTCCGCCACCGCCCGACGATTACGCGCCTATCGACTACGCGCCGCCCGAACCCGATTACGCGCCGCCTCCGCAGCGCGCGCCGGGGAACGGACGCCCGAGCGCTAAGCTCAATATACGTCCCGCCGATGAGGGCGAGTTTAGACATTTGAGCGCGATCGTGCCGACGGGGCTCGAACTTCTCGGTAAGCTCGCGACGGCATTACGCAAGCGCGGCGATACGGCAAGTATCCGTATGCGGCAATTGCTTGCGCGTGGGGTGACGGTAAAGGAACGCGAGGAGTGTATAGGGTTCGTCACGCCCGATGAGACTTTCCTGCTTCTCGAAAACGAACAGGCTATCGGGCTATTGAACGAAGTGATAAGCTCCTTGGGCATAAAAAAGCGCGCGCGCATAGAACGCACCGCGGACGATCTTCACGAGGAAGATTTGGCAAGGGCGAGGGAATTGTTCGGGCGTGACGGAGTTTTTGAAAATTAG
- a CDS encoding NAD(+) synthase, with protein MKYGFVRCEAITPRIKVGNPKYNAGEIIKLIAEAKSDGSEIVVFPELCVTGYTAMDMFFTRDLLSEAVEAVKAIAAQTPKNMLVFVGAPIVENGRLYNCAIALSNGKVLGVIPKTELPDYGEFYEKRYFTPNAGGVVTCSSLNAPMGDVLFKCKNSELIVGAEICEDMWADVSPSVDMCRAGATVIANLSASDEVVGKAEYRRLLVRGVSGKLHCAYIYADAGYGESSTDVVFSAHNIIAENGSILKESAPFECEVTVVDIDFERLDAERRKIGVKQPSRKYEFVEFELEDTTGRKDKNALLRTVGKEPFVPSEQDRKARSELILNMQTQALKKRMESTKSKTLVLGVSGGLDSTLALLVCARATEAKNIVAVTMPCFGTTDKTLNNAHALCNALGVELKTIDIKNTVTAHLKDLAHNKTDVTYENAQARTRTMTLFDLANKTNGLVVGTGDLSELALGWATYNGDHMSAYGVNAGVPKTLVKCLVKAEGERVGGSLKTAVEGILKTEISPELLPPENGKIAQKTEDILGKYELLDFVIYYYLRYGFSRDKIAFLMDCAYPDEKPEEKAKAINTFYTRFFRSQFKRSCLPDGVKIGSVSLSPRSDFRLPSDLE; from the coding sequence ATGAAATACGGTTTTGTTCGTTGCGAGGCAATCACGCCTCGAATAAAGGTAGGCAATCCCAAGTACAACGCGGGCGAAATAATCAAGCTCATAGCCGAAGCGAAAAGCGACGGCAGTGAGATAGTCGTTTTCCCCGAGCTGTGCGTTACCGGCTATACCGCAATGGATATGTTCTTCACGCGTGACCTGCTGTCCGAAGCGGTAGAAGCGGTCAAGGCGATTGCGGCGCAAACGCCTAAGAATATGCTCGTGTTCGTCGGCGCGCCCATTGTCGAAAACGGCAGGCTTTACAACTGCGCGATCGCATTGAGTAACGGCAAGGTGCTGGGCGTGATTCCCAAAACCGAGCTTCCCGACTACGGCGAGTTCTATGAAAAGCGGTATTTTACTCCCAATGCGGGTGGCGTTGTTACGTGTTCGAGTCTCAATGCTCCCATGGGCGACGTTTTGTTCAAGTGCAAGAACTCAGAGCTTATCGTCGGCGCGGAAATATGCGAGGATATGTGGGCGGACGTTTCGCCGAGCGTTGATATGTGCCGTGCGGGCGCGACCGTTATTGCCAATCTTTCGGCTTCCGACGAGGTGGTCGGAAAAGCCGAGTACCGCAGATTGCTCGTTAGAGGAGTATCGGGTAAGCTCCACTGCGCTTATATCTATGCCGATGCGGGCTACGGCGAAAGCTCGACCGACGTCGTTTTCTCGGCGCACAATATCATTGCCGAAAACGGCAGTATTTTAAAAGAAAGCGCACCGTTCGAGTGTGAGGTTACGGTGGTGGATATCGACTTCGAGCGGCTCGACGCGGAACGACGCAAAATAGGTGTTAAACAGCCGTCGCGTAAGTACGAGTTCGTCGAGTTCGAGCTCGAAGATACGACGGGGCGTAAAGACAAAAACGCATTGCTTCGCACAGTGGGAAAAGAACCGTTCGTACCGAGCGAGCAGGACAGGAAGGCGCGTTCCGAGCTCATACTGAATATGCAAACCCAAGCGCTCAAAAAGCGCATGGAAAGCACCAAATCCAAAACGCTCGTTTTGGGCGTTTCGGGCGGGCTCGATTCGACCTTGGCGTTGCTTGTTTGTGCGCGTGCGACCGAGGCTAAGAATATAGTCGCCGTCACCATGCCGTGCTTCGGCACAACCGATAAAACGCTTAATAATGCGCACGCGCTGTGCAATGCGCTCGGCGTGGAGCTCAAAACGATAGATATAAAAAACACTGTCACTGCGCACTTAAAAGACTTGGCGCACAATAAGACCGACGTAACGTACGAAAATGCGCAGGCGCGCACGCGCACTATGACTTTATTCGATCTTGCAAATAAGACGAACGGACTCGTGGTCGGCACGGGCGATCTCAGCGAGCTTGCGCTCGGTTGGGCGACCTACAACGGCGATCATATGTCGGCGTACGGCGTGAACGCGGGCGTGCCCAAAACGCTCGTCAAGTGCTTGGTCAAAGCGGAAGGCGAGCGGGTAGGCGGCAGTCTGAAAACCGCCGTAGAGGGTATTTTGAAAACGGAAATCTCGCCCGAGCTTCTGCCGCCCGAAAACGGAAAGATCGCGCAAAAGACGGAGGACATACTCGGTAAGTACGAGTTGCTTGATTTCGTGATATATTACTATCTTAGGTACGGGTTCTCGCGCGATAAGATTGCTTTCCTTATGGACTGCGCTTATCCTGACGAGAAGCCGGAAGAAAAGGCTAAGGCTATCAACACGTTCTATACCAGGTTTTTCAGGAGCCAGTTCAAGCGGTCATGTCTGCCCGACGGTGTCAAGATCGGGTCGGTGTCGCTGTCGCCGCGGAGCGATTTCAGATTGCCCTCAGACTTAGAATGA
- a CDS encoding toll/interleukin-1 receptor domain-containing protein — MDQVRCTNCGSTAIIPDGTGEFCKCEACGSTFSVKKAEAFSRVVLDHTQDVRAWREYLAKQLKLQQDSNKARDYSGVKLFAQKILSVLPDDFCALYYSALADRYSSSDAAFVDFLKNASLSGVTPDERKEVAGSVVATVEPKYLDDVKAFIKRAYPDTYEKFNPILDRNIKLHIQKLRYAKVTDRDVFICHRTAEPDQDIADAICSRLEERGLRCWIAPRNILAGSQNYERDILKGVENCRVFLLVSSFKSIYSEDCETELKAAVLANKALYSFRIDDTPYDGAFERALRDVQWLDGSDDPYAHLEQLVIDIRGILARDEREKAELEEKRLAMRERERIDAENRRKKEQERLDRLERIVTGGAGATGAPSAVSLRSKLRRAEIELQSQNFDRTQDICDEVLDIDPECAQAWWLLMLCDYRVTSDEQLIASGSDFMSHRYYKNAMRFSDDEPSVERRLTQAVTDYQTRTVKSVVEKLDQAEHCYNDEDWAGVSTWLDECAEVFSDENSVIFGKFPDVASRFYWLSLWAKYEQTPLVCVEDITRETEYKKAVKYASPAQSREYDKARETVSRNAQMFLRERSKKSENDSKLSDYLVDNKNILPIDVYNQYSSMLYFRKMLKALNMTETSIKLSTIDISTNEYFMLAYACATDEQKDEYDVLLKRLEKNRSAKNTVKNKIDEVAAAHDKVKQEKVEHKSSKKNTIATAFAFLSYLFMVFALIAYIAIEEDECGAMLIISAVLRIVSDAIRLDKKLPINKSGAMLAGINLGISLVVLVIVGCVRVLGDMMVNQFSAIIAVTFASIIISSLSIKKYKRQS, encoded by the coding sequence TTGGATCAAGTTCGTTGCACAAACTGCGGTAGTACCGCGATCATACCCGATGGCACGGGCGAGTTTTGCAAGTGCGAAGCCTGCGGCAGTACGTTTAGCGTAAAGAAAGCCGAGGCGTTTTCGCGCGTCGTTCTCGACCACACGCAGGACGTTCGCGCCTGGCGCGAGTACCTCGCAAAACAGCTCAAACTCCAACAGGATAGCAACAAGGCGCGCGATTACAGCGGCGTTAAGCTTTTCGCACAGAAAATTCTTTCGGTGCTTCCCGACGACTTTTGCGCGCTGTACTACTCGGCGCTTGCCGATAGGTACTCGTCGAGCGACGCGGCGTTCGTCGACTTTTTGAAAAACGCCTCGCTTAGCGGCGTTACGCCCGACGAGCGCAAAGAGGTGGCGGGCTCGGTCGTCGCCACCGTCGAACCGAAATACCTCGACGACGTAAAAGCGTTTATCAAGCGCGCATATCCCGACACTTACGAAAAGTTCAATCCCATACTCGATCGCAATATCAAATTACATATTCAAAAACTTCGGTACGCCAAAGTCACCGATCGCGACGTGTTTATTTGCCACCGCACCGCCGAGCCCGATCAGGACATAGCCGACGCTATATGCAGTCGGCTCGAAGAACGCGGGCTTAGGTGCTGGATCGCGCCGCGCAATATCCTCGCCGGCTCGCAAAACTACGAGCGCGACATTTTAAAGGGTGTGGAGAACTGCCGCGTATTCTTGCTCGTTTCTTCGTTCAAGTCTATATATTCGGAGGACTGCGAAACGGAGCTTAAAGCGGCGGTGCTTGCCAACAAGGCGCTGTACAGCTTCCGCATAGACGACACGCCGTACGACGGCGCGTTCGAACGCGCGCTCCGCGACGTTCAGTGGCTGGACGGGAGCGACGATCCGTATGCGCATCTTGAACAGCTCGTTATAGACATTCGCGGCATACTCGCCAGAGACGAGCGCGAAAAAGCCGAGCTCGAAGAAAAGCGGCTCGCCATGCGCGAGCGCGAGCGCATAGACGCCGAGAACCGCCGCAAGAAAGAACAGGAACGGCTCGACCGCTTGGAACGCATAGTGACGGGCGGTGCGGGCGCTACGGGTGCGCCGTCCGCCGTTTCGCTCCGCTCCAAGCTTCGCCGCGCCGAGATAGAATTGCAGTCACAGAATTTCGACCGCACGCAGGACATTTGCGACGAGGTGCTGGATATAGATCCCGAATGCGCGCAGGCGTGGTGGCTACTCATGCTTTGCGACTACCGCGTGACGAGCGACGAACAGCTTATAGCTTCCGGCTCGGACTTCATGTCGCACAGGTACTATAAGAACGCAATGCGGTTTTCCGACGATGAGCCGAGCGTCGAGCGCAGGCTCACTCAGGCGGTCACCGATTACCAAACCCGCACTGTCAAGTCCGTCGTGGAAAAGCTCGACCAAGCCGAGCACTGCTATAACGACGAGGATTGGGCGGGGGTGAGCACTTGGCTCGACGAGTGCGCGGAAGTATTCTCCGACGAGAACTCCGTTATCTTCGGCAAGTTCCCCGACGTGGCGAGCCGTTTCTATTGGTTGAGCCTTTGGGCTAAGTACGAGCAGACCCCGCTAGTGTGCGTTGAGGATATCACACGCGAGACCGAGTATAAAAAAGCGGTAAAATACGCTTCGCCTGCGCAGTCGCGAGAGTACGACAAGGCGCGCGAAACGGTGTCGCGCAACGCGCAAATGTTCCTGCGCGAGCGCAGCAAAAAGAGCGAGAACGACAGCAAGCTAAGCGACTATCTCGTCGATAACAAGAATATTCTTCCAATCGACGTGTACAATCAATATTCGTCAATGCTGTACTTCCGCAAAATGCTCAAAGCCCTGAACATGACCGAAACGAGCATTAAGCTTTCGACGATAGACATTTCGACCAACGAGTATTTCATGCTCGCGTATGCGTGCGCGACCGACGAGCAAAAAGACGAATACGACGTGCTGTTAAAGCGGCTTGAAAAAAACCGCTCGGCGAAGAATACGGTAAAGAACAAGATAGACGAGGTCGCCGCGGCGCACGACAAGGTCAAGCAGGAAAAGGTTGAGCACAAATCGAGTAAAAAGAATACGATTGCAACGGCGTTTGCGTTTTTGTCGTATTTGTTCATGGTGTTCGCACTGATCGCCTATATAGCGATAGAGGAAGACGAGTGCGGCGCGATGCTGATAATAAGTGCGGTGCTTCGTATCGTGAGCGACGCCATACGGCTCGATAAAAAACTGCCTATCAATAAGAGCGGTGCAATGCTTGCAGGTATCAATTTGGGCATAAGCTTAGTCGTACTGGTAATCGTCGGGTGCGTGCGAGTGCTCGGGGATATGATGGTCAATCAGTTCTCCGCGATAATAGCAGTGACCTTTGCTTCGATTATTATTTCTTCGCTTAGCATAAAAAAATACAAACGACAATCTTAA
- a CDS encoding SPFH domain-containing protein has product MAELVKFTGNNAELFVRECADGLHAKAQVVVPETHTVLLIKDGVVSEALGAGRHNIFDTENGVFRQKKDSDVATVEFVFISKTAKLPMLWGTATPIKTRDPQTGVPVSIGINGELEFRVKTPKQFYLELVGADTEYSVDKLKKRLLSRLMSIVEPIVAEVMRTANISYTEFTEKKVVISEKLKAKLAEIFASEYGLELCSFTVASAIISDADIMAIERKRDELKHAQKVCPSCGSAVSLTAKFCAECGASLVERVCECGAKLDANAKFCSQCGKKVK; this is encoded by the coding sequence ATGGCGGAATTAGTCAAGTTCACAGGCAATAATGCCGAGCTGTTCGTGCGCGAGTGCGCGGACGGACTTCACGCGAAAGCGCAGGTGGTAGTGCCCGAAACGCATACCGTGCTTTTGATAAAGGACGGCGTCGTGTCGGAGGCGCTCGGCGCGGGGCGGCATAATATCTTCGATACCGAGAACGGCGTGTTCAGGCAAAAGAAGGACAGCGACGTTGCGACGGTCGAGTTCGTGTTCATAAGCAAGACGGCGAAGCTTCCCATGCTCTGGGGCACGGCTACGCCTATTAAGACGCGCGATCCGCAAACGGGCGTACCGGTTTCGATCGGCATAAACGGCGAGCTCGAATTCAGAGTCAAAACGCCCAAGCAGTTCTACTTGGAGCTTGTCGGCGCGGACACCGAGTACAGCGTGGATAAGCTTAAAAAGCGTTTGCTATCAAGGCTCATGAGTATAGTCGAGCCGATAGTAGCCGAGGTCATGCGCACGGCTAATATAAGCTACACCGAGTTCACCGAGAAGAAGGTGGTAATATCCGAAAAGCTCAAAGCTAAGCTTGCCGAGATCTTTGCGAGCGAGTACGGACTCGAACTTTGCTCGTTCACGGTGGCGAGCGCAATCATTTCGGACGCCGATATCATGGCAATCGAGCGCAAGCGCGACGAGCTCAAACACGCGCAAAAGGTTTGCCCGTCGTGCGGGAGCGCGGTCAGTCTTACCGCCAAATTCTGCGCCGAGTGCGGCGCGTCGCTCGTCGAGCGCGTTTGCGAGTGCGGCGCGAAGCTGGATGCTAACGCTAAGTTTTGCTCGCAATGCGGCAAAAAGGTAAAATAG
- a CDS encoding ATP-binding protein: MTEDTLLRQFDMLYSSAQSAQSAGQYNKAKSEYYRAAGIMTELAKQSGENLKAARIERAKRIIAIADSLPQSAPRKAAPSRPVGGGANGADDDEGAKFEAAGIPDVTFEDVKGLEAAKEAIRIKMIYPLEHGDVYAALGKKSGGGVLLYGPPGTGKTMLAKAAAHEAGAAFYAVKCSDIVSKWVGESEKNIAALFETARKQDRAIIFFDELDSLFFKRGTDVHNDRRVNELLQQIDGFSSKGSGLMILGATNNPWAVDDAAMRPGRFSQKVYIPLPEPVARRAMLSSKLNKLRTDGSIDIDGLVARTDGFSGADMTELIDRATDFPLRRSLAGGGISSLTMQDMLDALNHVRPSVDAATVRKFEKWERE; this comes from the coding sequence ATGACCGAAGATACTCTTTTGCGGCAGTTCGATATGCTGTACTCGTCGGCGCAGTCGGCGCAGAGCGCGGGGCAGTATAACAAAGCCAAGAGCGAATACTACCGCGCGGCGGGCATTATGACCGAGCTTGCCAAGCAGTCGGGCGAAAATCTTAAAGCCGCGCGTATCGAGCGCGCCAAGCGCATAATAGCTATCGCCGACTCCCTTCCACAGTCCGCGCCGAGAAAGGCTGCGCCTTCGCGGCCCGTGGGCGGCGGAGCTAACGGGGCGGACGACGACGAAGGCGCTAAGTTCGAGGCGGCGGGCATACCCGACGTTACGTTCGAGGACGTAAAGGGGCTCGAAGCCGCTAAGGAAGCTATACGCATAAAAATGATCTATCCGCTCGAACACGGCGACGTGTACGCGGCGCTCGGTAAAAAGTCGGGCGGCGGCGTGCTTTTGTACGGCCCGCCGGGAACGGGCAAGACCATGCTCGCCAAGGCGGCGGCGCATGAGGCCGGCGCGGCGTTCTACGCTGTCAAGTGCTCTGATATAGTAAGCAAGTGGGTGGGTGAGTCAGAAAAGAATATCGCCGCGCTATTCGAAACTGCGCGAAAGCAAGACCGCGCGATAATATTCTTCGACGAGCTCGACTCGCTGTTCTTTAAGCGCGGCACGGACGTGCATAACGATAGGCGCGTCAACGAGCTTCTTCAACAGATAGACGGATTTTCGAGCAAGGGCTCGGGGCTGATGATCCTCGGCGCGACCAACAATCCTTGGGCGGTCGACGACGCGGCTATGCGCCCCGGGCGGTTTAGCCAAAAGGTGTACATACCTCTGCCCGAGCCTGTGGCGCGGCGCGCAATGCTTTCTTCCAAGCTGAATAAGCTCCGCACCGACGGCAGTATAGATATAGACGGGCTTGTGGCGCGCACCGACGGGTTCTCGGGCGCGGACATGACCGAGCTTATAGACAGGGCTACCGATTTTCCGCTTAGGCGTTCGCTCGCGGGCGGCGGGATAAGCTCGCTGACAATGCAGGATATGCTCGACGCACTTAATCACGTAAGACCGTCCGTCGACGCGGCAACGGTAAGAAAGTTCGAGAAGTGGGAGAGAGAGTGA